A stretch of Nitrospirota bacterium DNA encodes these proteins:
- a CDS encoding BON domain-containing protein, with the protein MSLNFNVTDIVERLHVTFPAHVMGDGVILDAVRDALLQEPGLQSCTIRVKRAGTWDSVRESAMTPQGVIHLSVTDGVVLLKGHVTSLIQKRLASVLAWWVPGIRDVGNGLEVVPLQEDSDEEIANAVRLVLDKDRFVSAERIRVTVKQAVVTLEGGAPSAPQEEMAELDAWYVFGVDKVDNRLEVRR; encoded by the coding sequence ATGTCTCTGAATTTCAATGTCACAGATATCGTGGAGCGCTTGCATGTGACGTTTCCCGCCCACGTCATGGGCGATGGAGTGATCTTGGACGCCGTGCGTGATGCGTTGCTTCAGGAGCCGGGCCTGCAGAGTTGTACGATTCGTGTGAAGCGCGCAGGGACGTGGGACAGCGTCAGGGAGTCGGCCATGACGCCGCAGGGGGTCATTCACCTATCCGTGACAGACGGGGTTGTTCTCCTGAAGGGTCATGTCACCAGCCTCATCCAGAAGCGGCTGGCTAGCGTGCTGGCTTGGTGGGTCCCAGGGATTCGAGATGTCGGCAATGGTCTGGAGGTCGTCCCGCTGCAGGAAGATTCCGATGAGGAAATTGCGAACGCGGTGCGCCTCGTCTTGGACAAGGATCGTTTCGTGAGTGCCGAGCGCATCCGTGTGACGGTGAAGCAGGCGGTGGTCACCCTGGAAGGCGGCGCGCCCTCTGCACCGCAGGAGGAGATGGCCGAGCTCGATGCCTGGTATGTCTTCGGGGTCGACAAGGTCGACAATCGCTTGGAAGTCCGTCGGTGA